A stretch of the Mycobacterium sp. ITM-2016-00317 genome encodes the following:
- a CDS encoding AMP-binding protein produces MPLLESTIPGLLAERARTQPDDVAYTFLDFDVDPEGFEETLTWSQVYHRVQVVAEELLRHGSKGDRAAILAPQGLEYIIAFYGAMAAGFIAVPLPVPAMGQLDERVNGALRDCQPVAVFTTSAVVGDIMTYVGGLTGGTTPAVIEVDALDFDSPRHVEVNVGPLPKTAYLQYTSGSTRSPAGVIMTHRNVIANLEQIFTDYMSHRGGVPPQDTTLVSWLPFYHDMGLIQGVFAPLLCPPDRGETRWGRPAKIMSPVAFLQRPARWIQQLALNPHAWSAAPNFAFELSVRRTSDADLEGMDLGNVLGIISGSERIHSATIRRFNERFAKFNMPDTTVRPSYGLAEATLYVISAQIGHTPATVRFDYEKLSAGHAERCGSESGTELVSYGAPRSSTIRIVDPETRTENPDGKIGEIWVHGDQVATGYWRNPQQTERTFGGEIAAPSEGTPVGPWLKTGDLGVMSEGEMFIIGRIKDLLIVDGRNHYPDDIEATIQEITGGRVAAISVLDDTSEQLVAIAELKKKGSSEAEALDKLRAVKREVASAIKRSHSVRVADLVLVAPGSIPITTSGKIRRSACVDRYRQDEFSRLDVTT; encoded by the coding sequence ATGCCGTTGCTTGAGTCGACCATTCCTGGGTTGCTCGCCGAGCGCGCGCGTACGCAGCCCGATGACGTGGCCTACACGTTCCTCGATTTCGACGTCGATCCCGAGGGCTTCGAGGAAACGCTGACGTGGTCTCAGGTCTACCACCGTGTCCAGGTGGTCGCCGAGGAACTGCTGCGGCACGGCTCCAAGGGGGACCGGGCCGCGATCCTGGCCCCGCAGGGCCTGGAATACATCATCGCCTTCTACGGCGCGATGGCAGCCGGGTTCATCGCGGTGCCGCTGCCGGTGCCGGCGATGGGCCAACTCGACGAGCGGGTCAACGGCGCGCTGCGCGACTGCCAGCCGGTCGCGGTGTTCACCACCTCGGCCGTCGTCGGCGACATCATGACCTACGTCGGCGGGCTCACGGGCGGTACGACGCCGGCCGTCATCGAGGTCGACGCCCTGGATTTCGATTCGCCACGACACGTCGAGGTGAACGTCGGTCCGCTGCCCAAGACCGCGTACCTGCAGTACACGTCGGGCTCCACACGCTCGCCGGCCGGCGTGATCATGACCCACCGCAACGTCATCGCCAACCTCGAGCAGATCTTCACCGACTACATGTCGCACCGGGGTGGCGTGCCGCCGCAGGACACCACGCTGGTCTCGTGGCTGCCCTTCTACCACGACATGGGCCTGATCCAGGGCGTCTTCGCGCCGCTGCTGTGCCCACCGGACCGCGGGGAGACCCGTTGGGGCCGCCCCGCCAAGATCATGAGCCCGGTCGCCTTCCTGCAGCGGCCCGCCCGCTGGATCCAGCAGCTCGCACTCAACCCGCACGCATGGTCGGCGGCGCCGAACTTCGCGTTCGAACTGTCCGTGCGGCGCACCTCCGACGCCGACCTGGAGGGGATGGACCTCGGCAACGTACTGGGCATCATCAGCGGCAGCGAGCGCATCCACTCGGCCACCATCCGCCGATTCAACGAGCGGTTCGCGAAGTTCAACATGCCGGACACCACCGTGCGGCCGTCCTACGGCCTGGCCGAGGCGACCCTGTACGTGATCTCGGCGCAGATCGGGCACACCCCCGCCACCGTGCGGTTCGACTACGAGAAGCTGTCGGCCGGTCACGCCGAGCGTTGCGGCTCCGAGTCGGGTACCGAGCTGGTGAGCTATGGAGCGCCGCGCTCGTCCACGATCCGCATCGTGGACCCCGAGACCCGCACCGAGAATCCCGACGGCAAGATCGGCGAGATCTGGGTGCACGGCGATCAGGTCGCGACGGGCTACTGGCGCAACCCACAGCAGACCGAGCGCACCTTCGGCGGCGAGATCGCCGCCCCGTCCGAGGGCACCCCGGTCGGGCCGTGGCTGAAGACCGGCGACCTCGGCGTGATGTCGGAGGGCGAGATGTTCATCATCGGCCGCATCAAGGACCTGCTGATCGTCGACGGGCGCAACCACTACCCCGACGACATCGAGGCCACCATCCAGGAGATCACCGGCGGCCGGGTGGCCGCGATCTCGGTGCTCGACGACACCAGCGAGCAGCTCGTCGCCATCGCCGAGCTGAAGAAGAAGGGCAGTTCCGAGGCCGAGGCTCTGGACAAGCTGCGGGCGGTCAAGCGCGAGGTCGCCTCGGCGATCAAACGGTCGCACAGCGTGCGCGTCGCCGACCTGGTGCTGGTGGCACCGGGTTCCATCCCCATCACTACTAGCGGAAAGATTCGGCGCTCTGCCTGTGTCGACCGATACCGACAGGACGAGTTCAGCCGGCTGGACGTCACTACATGA